The Roseimicrobium gellanilyticum genomic interval ATCTCCCAGCCAGCGCTCGGTCTGCTGGGTCACATTGCCCACCGCATCATGCTGCCACTGGAAGATGGCAATCAACGTCTGGTTGGGATTGAACAGGTGCCGTGCCGTCAGCTTGCCCACTGCATCATAGTGGTTGTCCTGCTGCTGCCCATTGCCCAGGCTCAACGCAATGGCGCGACCTGCGAGGTCATAATGCCACGTGGTGGTGCGCCCGCCTTCCACCAACGTGGCGATGCGGTTGAGCGCATCATAGGTGCGGGTCTCGCTGCGGCTGGGAAAAGTAAGCCTGCAACACTCCGTTCACCTCACATGGCCCAACCTTGACAGTCGCTCGGTCTTGGAACAAACAGCCAGCGACATAACCAAACAGGTCGCATTTCTAACGCGTTTCGTGAAGGTGGGCTTGAGCTGAAAGATGCTTGGATGGGTCACTGAGCGGTTGACGAGGACAGCACTGGATGTGGGAGGCCCGTGTGTTGAAGTGTTCTGATGATAAGAGAAAGCCGATCCCGCGAATGCCGGACCGTGAGTAGCGAGAAGCTTGTTTTGAGTTTTAACTTGCAATCAGGAAATGGCGACCTTGTGCGCGCCATTGGTTGCCTCATTTTCGGCATTCAGGGTCTCACCCACAAACGAGCGTTCATAGTCGAGAAGCTGTTCTGTGTTTCATTTTTTCAAATGGGTTGGCACGGCCAATGCCATTGGTTGGCTCGTGCGTACGTTCTTTTCATCACTTGTCATGCTTCGTACGTTCGTTCAACTCGGTCAAGGCACCTTGAAGACGCATTCTACGAACCTCGTCTGAGAAGCGTAAATCTAGCCAATATATATACCATGTCACAGTTTGATTATCGGCATTAGTTCGCATCCAGTTTACAAGCCGACGCAAGCCTACTCTCGTGACCGCTGCATTAATCCAGAAAAGCACAGTTGATGCATCAGCCAATTGAAGGCTTAGATCCAAAAGATGGTAAAAAAGCCTGCGCCTACGCAGCACCCGATTCGCCAGAATCAAACCGAGTTTAGAACGTTGGTATGACGGGAGACTCTTGTCATGTAAAAGAAACTCCCGGATCTCCTCAAATGCAATAACCTCCGGGAGGCATCTAAGTTCTCGGCACAGCATCCGTTCTCTTGCCGAGTCTCGACGGTGTCCAATTCTCTCAGAAATCAACATTCGCTCTGATGCTACACTCAGTCTTGCGCGTTTAACACATCTTTGTGAGGCGTGAACTTGTCCATAGGCAGCCCCGCTTGTTTGGCGTAATCTGCAGAAGGCATGTAGTGTCCCGAACCATTATCCCACTCTTTGAGAGCTCCCTTTTTGGTGAACGTTACTTGGCCGGCGTACGCTACATCGCGCCCCTGAGAGATTCCAGTATGCCCTGCGGTAGAACTCACGAGAATCCGACCATCAGGCATGGTAACAAAGTTCATCTGTCCCGTCGCCGTCCTCGTTTGCCCGTTTGCCATTTGCAGTTTGTATTTCCCATCAGCAAAAGTAAGTTTTGCACTCTGGGCCGGATCTTGCTGCTGACCTAAATTCTTAAAAAGTTTAGGTGACGTTCGCCAGCCCAGCTGCTTTATCGGAAGGCTCTGCGGCGTTGCAGTTCGTCCGGGAAGGCGTGATGTTAAGAAGCCACGATCTTGTGAAAGAGCTCCCGGAGCTGAAGCGGCCCATGCTTCAATCATCATCCTATACTTGGGTTCTGTTTGCATCCTGATGTAGTGATTCCCTTGCACCGGATTCCACTCCCTCACGTATGCATCCTCTGCTTTTGCTATATGTTCCGGAACGTCATGGTTAACGAATTGATTAAAGATCAGTTCTCTAGACTTTGAATCGAGTCGTCCACCAGGAGCTCCTGTGATTTTGATGTAACCATCTTTTTGGACATGGATTCGCGTGCCATCTTCTCCTTCTTCGTAGAGCCCTAGAGGATCAAACTTGCTCCACGGATTCTGCTTCACATAAGCATACAGGTTTGGGCCATCCACAAAGCCTGCGGGGTCTTTGCTCAGCCACACATCAGTCTCCAGGTCGCGGTAGCGGAACCCTTCGTTGAGCAAACCGGTGGGGTCTTCTTCCTTGGTGTTGGCGCGCTGGCGGTCGGCGTTGCTGCCGGTTTCCACGGGGCGCTTGCCGTAGGCTTCGTAGCTGGCGGTCCAGGTAAGGTCTCCGGTGGCATCGCTCTGGGCCACCACGTCGCCTCGGCCGTTGCTCAGGTTGAACTTCGCGGTGCCGCTGCGCAGGGAGTAGAGCAACCCACCCACCCCGCCGCCCATGTCGGGGCCGCGCTGGTATTCTACTGAGGGTTGAGAGTCGAGAGTATTGAGTTGAGAGTCGAGCACCTCGAACTCGGCGACGCTGAGGCCGCCGCTGAAGGTCATGGCCACGGGATTGGCGTTGCCTTCGGTGCGGGTGATGCGGCGCACGCGATAGTCGTAGGCGTAGCTGTGCACGCTGCTGTCCGGCAGCGTCACACTGGCCAGCATGTTCTGCGGGGTCCAGGTGTAGGTGGTGGTCTCCGTGCCGGGGACCTCTCCATGGGTGGTGATGACGGTGCTGGCACGGTTGCCTCTCGTGTCATAGGTCATCGCCGCGCTGCGTTGCACGACCTCGGTTCCGTTCTCCTCGCTCCACGCGATCAACTGGTTGGCCGTGTTGTAGGTGTAGCTGGTGTCCTTCACCACCACGGTGTTTTCCTTCTCCACCTTGCTTGCCCGATTGCTGGCGTCGTCATAGGTGTAGAGGGTCTCCCTGGTGATCTCACCGGACTGCGTGACGGTCTCGCCCGTGAGGCGGTACACATCATCGTACGCCATGGTGGTGGTGCGCAGGGCGTTGTTGCGCGTGGCATCTCCCAGCCAGCGCTCCGTCTGCTGGGTCACATTCCCCACCGCGTCATGCTGCCACTGGAACGTGGCGATCAACGTCTGGTTGGGATTGAACAGGTGCCGCGCCGTCAGCTTGCCCACCGCATCATAGTGGTTGTCCTGCTGCTGCCCATTGCCCAGGGTCAGCGCGATGGCACGACCGGCGAGGTCATAATGCCACGTCGTGGTGCGTCCACCCTCCACCAGCGTGGCGATGCGGTTGAGCGCATCGTAGGTGCGCGTCTCACTGCGGCCCGTGCTGTAGGTGGTGCCAGTGCGGTTCCCCGCGGCATCATAGGTGTAGGTGTGGGTCTTGCCCCGCGAGGTCTCGCTGAGCACCTTGCCCGCGAGGTCATAGGTGTAGCTCACATTGGCCGCGGCATGTCCTGACTCCGTGACGCTGAGCAACTGCCCGGCGTCATCATACGCATACGTGCGATCCGGCCCCGTGACGAAGTCCACCGTCAACAGGCGGTCGCGCTCGTCATACGTGTAGCTGGTGGTGCCGGCGGCATCCGTACGCGTCAGTTTCTGCAACGCGTTGTACGTGTAGGTGGTCTCGTCTCCATTGGCATAGTGCTCCTCCGTCACCCGGTTCTGCAGGTCATAGTCGAACGTGGTCACGTTGCCCTTGCCGTCCTTGACCATGGTGCGGTTGCCGGACAGGTCGTAGTCAAACTCCGTGAGGACGCCTTCGGCATCTGTGGTCAGGGAGAGTCGGCCAAGGCTGTCGTACTCATTGGTGGTCACCTTGCCATTGGCATCGGTGACGGTGAGCACATTCCCGCTCGCATCGTACGTGGTGAGCGTTTCCTGGTTGAGCGCGTTCTTCACCTTCACCACGCGGCTGGCCTGGTCATAGGTGTTGATGGTCACATGCCCCAGGGGATCCGTGACCGAGAGCGGCTTGCCGGCGGCATCGTACGTGGTGGACGTGATGGGCCGTTCACTCTGTCCGGTCTCACCATTCACCACCAACGGCGCCTTCACCTCGATGGGCCGGTTGCGTGAGTCGTAGCTGCTCTCCGTGATATGGCCACGGGCGTCCGTGACCTTGATGGCGTTCCCTGCGGCATCGTATTCCGAGTGCACCGTCTGCCCGAGAGGGTTGGTCACGGAGATGGCACGGCCTGCGGAGTCATACTCCGTCTCAGTGATGCGCCCCAGTCCGTCCTTCACCCACCAGGGTTTGCCAAGCTGCGTGTATTTCGTTTCCACCTCCGTGCCATCCGGAAGATCCACCCGGATGGCCTGACCAAGGGCGTCATACGTGGTCATGGTACTGCGCCCGAGGGCGTCTGTCACCTCGACGGGACGGCCCACCGCGTCGTACTCCGTGGTGGTGGTGCCACCATCGCTCACGGTCGTGCTCACGGCACGGTACAGGTCGTCATACTGCACCGTGGTCACCACGCCGCGCGGGCCGGTGCTCTTGGTGGGCTTGAACCCGCTGACGTCAAACACCGAGCTGCCGCTGTTGCTCGCGTACTCAAACGTGGTGTGCAGCGGCCCGGTCTGCGTGGACGTGCGCCGGCCCAGCGAGTCATATCCGTGCGTGGTATTGGGCCTGTCATTCACCCACGGCACGAGCAGCAGAACCCAGATCAGAAGCACGGACACACAAAGGAGCAGGAGCTTTCCTTGCATGGGAAAACTTGCACAGCAACACTTCGTTCGCCCCACTCGGTCCAACCTTGACCATCACGGGGCCTTGGAACAACCTGCGGGCCACATCGCACAGGAAGGTCGCATCCCTCACTGAATTCGTTCCGACATGCCGCATCAGCACCCATCACGCGCTCAGCGGCACACTAGGAGGTTAACCAGGACCATTGCATTCGAGGCGGGCGTTGCATTGCGATGTTCAGTTAGACGTAGGCAAACTTTGCTCTTCTCAAAACGGTAAGGGTTGGGATGCAGGAACTGTCAGCACGGTGATGTAGAAAGCGCAGGCAGTTCAGCATTCAGGGTCTCACCAACACACGAGCGTTCATAGCCGAGAAGCTCTTCTGTGTCTCATCACTTTGCAAATGGGTTGGCACAGCCAATGCCATTGGTTGGCTTGTGCGTTCATTCGCGTTCATAGCCGAGAAGCCGTTCCTGAGCTTCATCTTTGCAAAATTGGTTGGCATGTGGGTTCATTCTGTTGGAAATGGTGACCCTGTGCGCGCCACTGGCATGCTACATTTTTATGATATCAGATACCTCCCTGGTAAGCTTATTGTTATTTCTTATCCACTCTACAAGTGTGGATAAAATAACTTCTATTCTCTGCACGTTGAGCGGTCCGGCTTGAATGCTAATAAAAAAGTCCCCCCTAAGTTCACCCGTTCTTGGACTATACCGTGAGCTAGCTTGCCGGTCTGGATCGCGAAGGATCGAAACTAGAAACGCATTGTCTTCATAGGCCCAATATAAATCAACTATACCAATACGCATGGTCTCTTCCAAGGTAGCAGAGTCAGATTCAGGGGAATGAATTGTGACGTAGTGGAACTTGTCGCTTGATTCAAGCGAGCCGTAATGTTTGAGCAGGTCTAAAGATTTTTGAGTTGGGTACATGTTACTCATTGTCGATGACGCTTTCATTCGATTTTCGAACACGGCCTTTATCTATCACATCTTCAGGCTTAATATCCTCTTGGATTTTAATGTCTGCTTTTCCACCTTTTGTCACGGTGTTTAAGCGGGCTT includes:
- a CDS encoding RHS repeat-associated core domain-containing protein, which produces MQGKLLLLCVSVLLIWVLLLVPWVNDRPNTTHGYDSLGRRTSTQTGPLHTTFEYASNSGSSVFDVSGFKPTKSTGPRGVVTTVQYDDLYRAVSTTVSDGGTTTTEYDAVGRPVEVTDALGRSTMTTYDALGQAIRVDLPDGTEVETKYTQLGKPWWVKDGLGRITETEYDSAGRAISVTNPLGQTVHSEYDAAGNAIKVTDARGHITESSYDSRNRPIEVKAPLVVNGETGQSERPITSTTYDAAGKPLSVTDPLGHVTINTYDQASRVVKVKNALNQETLTTYDASGNVLTVTDANGKVTTNEYDSLGRLSLTTDAEGVLTEFDYDLSGNRTMVKDGKGNVTTFDYDLQNRVTEEHYANGDETTYTYNALQKLTRTDAAGTTSYTYDERDRLLTVDFVTGPDRTYAYDDAGQLLSVTESGHAAANVSYTYDLAGKVLSETSRGKTHTYTYDAAGNRTGTTYSTGRSETRTYDALNRIATLVEGGRTTTWHYDLAGRAIALTLGNGQQQDNHYDAVGKLTARHLFNPNQTLIATFQWQHDAVGNVTQQTERWLGDATRNNALRTTTMAYDDVYRLTGETVTQSGEITRETLYTYDDASNRASKVEKENTVVVKDTSYTYNTANQLIAWSEENGTEVVQRSAAMTYDTRGNRASTVITTHGEVPGTETTTYTWTPQNMLASVTLPDSSVHSYAYDYRVRRITRTEGNANPVAMTFSGGLSVAEFEVLDSQLNTLDSQPSVEYQRGPDMGGGVGGLLYSLRSGTAKFNLSNGRGDVVAQSDATGDLTWTASYEAYGKRPVETGSNADRQRANTKEEDPTGLLNEGFRYRDLETDVWLSKDPAGFVDGPNLYAYVKQNPWSKFDPLGLYEEGEDGTRIHVQKDGYIKITGAPGGRLDSKSRELIFNQFVNHDVPEHIAKAEDAYVREWNPVQGNHYIRMQTEPKYRMMIEAWAASAPGALSQDRGFLTSRLPGRTATPQSLPIKQLGWRTSPKLFKNLGQQQDPAQSAKLTFADGKYKLQMANGQTRTATGQMNFVTMPDGRILVSSTAGHTGISQGRDVAYAGQVTFTKKGALKEWDNGSGHYMPSADYAKQAGLPMDKFTPHKDVLNAQD